A genomic window from Paucibacter sp. KCTC 42545 includes:
- a CDS encoding DUF3616 domain-containing protein encodes MPKTRTANAARLEFAPGSLVQSNLSGAAFTGDWLWVAGDEACGLDRLRRLEPVGREALRFGEARDFPLADLLDLPGTAEEEADLEGMAVADGYLWVVGSHGLKRKNAKPDRGHAENAKRLAKVSLGSNRRLLACLPIEANAKGEPCLVRQAQDGRKALRLKGNAESNLLTRVLADDPHFGPYMAIPGKDNGFDIEGLAVDGRRLLLGLRGPVLRGWSALIEIEVEARADDLRLLPLDERGTLIRKHFLQLDGLGIRDLHFSGDDLYILAGPTMVLNGDIRVFKWPAARSLLAANREPVRFEDALTESVPLPHGRGSNRAEAICDLPPALSGGKARWLVLYDAPGADRKDGEHAVFGDLLSRD; translated from the coding sequence ATGCCGAAAACTCGCACCGCCAACGCCGCCCGTCTGGAGTTCGCTCCCGGCTCCCTGGTTCAATCCAATCTGTCGGGGGCCGCCTTCACCGGTGACTGGCTTTGGGTGGCTGGCGACGAAGCCTGCGGCCTGGATCGTTTGCGCCGGCTCGAACCCGTCGGGCGCGAAGCCTTGCGCTTTGGCGAGGCACGCGATTTCCCCCTCGCGGATCTGCTGGACTTGCCCGGCACGGCCGAGGAAGAGGCCGACCTGGAAGGCATGGCCGTGGCCGATGGCTACCTCTGGGTGGTCGGCTCGCATGGCCTGAAGCGCAAGAACGCCAAGCCAGACCGGGGCCATGCTGAGAACGCCAAGCGCCTGGCCAAGGTCTCGCTCGGCAGCAACCGGCGCTTGTTGGCCTGCCTGCCGATCGAGGCCAATGCAAAGGGCGAGCCCTGCCTGGTGCGGCAGGCCCAGGACGGCCGCAAGGCGCTGCGCCTGAAGGGGAATGCCGAGTCAAATCTGCTGACGCGCGTGCTGGCCGACGATCCCCACTTCGGCCCCTATATGGCCATCCCGGGCAAGGACAACGGCTTTGACATCGAAGGCCTGGCCGTCGACGGCCGGCGCTTGTTGCTTGGCCTGCGCGGCCCGGTGCTGAGGGGCTGGTCGGCGCTGATTGAGATCGAGGTTGAGGCCCGCGCTGACGATCTGCGATTGCTGCCGCTGGACGAGCGTGGCACGCTGATCCGCAAGCATTTCCTGCAGCTTGACGGGCTGGGTATTCGCGATCTGCACTTCTCGGGCGATGACCTCTACATCCTGGCCGGCCCGACGATGGTGCTGAACGGTGACATTCGCGTCTTCAAGTGGCCCGCCGCCCGATCCTTGCTGGCCGCCAACCGCGAGCCCGTGCGTTTCGAGGATGCATTGACCGAGTCAGTGCCCCTGCCGCATGGACGCGGAAGCAACCGGGCTGAAGCGATCTGCGATTTGCCGCCGGCGCTGTCCGGAGGCAAGGCGCGTTGGCTCGT